A single region of the Pseudomonadota bacterium genome encodes:
- a CDS encoding NUDIX hydrolase has translation MLTFQEYVLQEGAYNNKRGCRYWGDAGSGVLPFCQSTRRFGANHRGAFVNEGGTFGIFGGGIFLDEYGLNDVEELINSTIPQDHAKQELREETGYNGPIRLQEIYVYKDSKIGPQGQPCNFFYWNYIGIVPHEFPISPEANSQWEEGGQSGWLTFEELMRVTPKHFGLKALLDNAAAKLQQLSRK, from the coding sequence ATGCTAACCTTTCAAGAATATGTGCTCCAAGAAGGTGCCTACAACAACAAGCGTGGTTGCCGTTACTGGGGAGATGCTGGATCGGGTGTTTTACCCTTCTGTCAAAGCACCCGTCGATTTGGTGCCAACCATCGGGGAGCATTTGTCAATGAAGGAGGCACATTTGGAATCTTTGGTGGCGGTATTTTCCTTGATGAATATGGCTTAAACGATGTGGAGGAATTAATAAATAGCACAATTCCCCAAGATCACGCCAAACAAGAGTTGCGTGAAGAAACAGGCTATAACGGACCCATTCGGCTTCAAGAAATCTATGTTTACAAAGACAGTAAAATAGGACCACAGGGACAACCTTGCAATTTCTTTTATTGGAATTATATTGGTATTGTTCCTCACGAATTCCCTATAAGCCCAGAAGCAAACAGTCAGTGGGAAGAAGGCGGGCAATCGGGTTGGCTAACTTTTGAAGAACTCATGCGAGTAACGCCCAAACACTTTGGCCTCAAAGCACTTCTGGATAATGCGGCGGCAAAACTCCAACAACTATCGAGGAAATAA
- a CDS encoding thioredoxin family protein has protein sequence MKYLLFVLLLCVVPVQAAEVAKKAESPKSKEMTYAEAYKVITVSKRPLFVILGAPWCHYCEKLKKEVIPKVKFGKKVLVMVDADKDQALAKQLSNEQPIPQIIRYRYDPKVKGWLRTRLMGYRSIQEVQEFVDETETK, from the coding sequence ATGAAGTATTTACTATTTGTTTTGTTGTTGTGCGTGGTTCCTGTGCAAGCCGCAGAAGTTGCCAAAAAAGCGGAATCTCCCAAATCGAAAGAAATGACTTATGCAGAAGCATATAAAGTCATAACGGTTTCTAAGAGACCGTTGTTTGTAATTCTCGGTGCCCCTTGGTGTCATTATTGTGAAAAATTGAAAAAAGAAGTTATTCCTAAGGTGAAGTTTGGAAAAAAAGTTTTGGTAATGGTGGATGCTGACAAGGATCAGGCACTCGCCAAGCAGCTATCCAATGAACAGCCAATTCCACAAATCATCAGATACAGATATGATCCGAAGGTCAAGGGTTGGTTGAGAACAAGATTGATGGGATATCGATCTATTCAAGAAGTGCAAGAGTTTGTGGACGAAACTGAAACCAAATAA
- a CDS encoding metallophosphoesterase, translating to MSKPQPYIRIIGDIHGYLNYRGGSRSYFNLMGAAEYSVQLGDFGFAWSGQPDFHQQVANIDKAHHVVVLGNHDDYDHRVQHALGDYGTHSFPLKEGNFEFFYIRGARSIDRAERIPGISWWADEELSWTQGHECVLAYEKAKPEIVLTHDCAEEIIYLLAHTGKDRFLQDFRPSVTNRILQSCLERHRPRLWLFGHHHINWVQEYKGTTFMCLDGHMPSWGHNMGYVDFDDMGNLLTPKPL from the coding sequence ATGAGCAAACCGCAACCTTATATTCGTATTATTGGCGACATACACGGCTATCTCAATTATAGAGGTGGTAGTCGTAGTTATTTTAACTTAATGGGTGCTGCCGAATACTCAGTGCAGCTTGGTGATTTTGGATTTGCTTGGAGCGGGCAGCCAGATTTTCACCAACAAGTAGCCAACATTGATAAAGCCCATCATGTTGTGGTTCTTGGCAATCATGATGATTATGACCATCGTGTTCAACACGCTCTTGGCGATTATGGCACTCATTCTTTTCCGCTCAAAGAGGGGAATTTTGAGTTCTTCTATATTCGTGGAGCCCGCAGTATTGATCGAGCAGAACGTATTCCCGGCATTAGTTGGTGGGCAGATGAAGAATTGAGTTGGACACAGGGGCATGAATGTGTGTTGGCTTATGAGAAAGCAAAGCCAGAAATAGTCTTGACACATGATTGTGCAGAAGAGATAATCTATTTATTGGCCCATACTGGCAAGGATCGTTTCTTGCAGGACTTCCGACCTAGTGTTACCAATAGGATTTTGCAATCCTGTTTAGAGCGGCACCGACCAAGGCTTTGGCTTTTTGGACATCATCACATCAATTGGGTACAAGAGTATAAGGGTACTACTTTTATGTGTTTGGATGGACATATGCCGTCGTGGGGTCATAATATGGGCTATGTAGATTTTGATGACATGGGCAATTTGCTTACACCAAAACCACTATAA
- a CDS encoding DUF2294 domain-containing protein produces MTQGEIEAAVCGGITRFEQEFMGRGPKEIHTHLLGDFFVIRLTGVLTASEKHLVEKQKEKGVILLKQVRVHLLETARPFLEALLAEITGVRVLSMHHDISTITGEEVILFTMEKSPIKK; encoded by the coding sequence GTGACTCAAGGCGAAATTGAAGCTGCTGTTTGTGGAGGAATTACCCGATTTGAACAGGAATTCATGGGACGGGGACCAAAAGAAATTCACACTCATTTATTGGGTGATTTTTTTGTAATCCGGCTTACAGGGGTGCTTACTGCTTCTGAAAAACATTTGGTAGAAAAGCAGAAAGAAAAAGGAGTTATTTTACTCAAACAAGTGCGGGTTCATTTGCTTGAAACGGCTCGGCCATTTTTGGAAGCATTGCTTGCAGAAATAACTGGCGTCAGGGTTTTGAGCATGCACCATGATATTAGCACAATAACCGGCGAAGAGGTTATTCTCTTTACGATGGAAAAATCACCGATAAAAAAATGA
- a CDS encoding RtcB family protein: protein MNGKQLVKLGCPEDCARLAVDAIRVAREGGDDRNIKAIMKTFFTNPQEYVGDKHFGDLANLLIQEQQFVRSAAIPYKVWGSLEEGCDGQMQQACSLPMAVTAAVMPDCHVGYGLPIGGVLALQGAVCPNAVGVDIACRMSLSILDMPVNSLEKKFNLYREAIAKSTRFGIGDGGNAVFDQPKNHPVMDEDWGITRVTKQQKDKAWKQLGTSGSGNHFIDVGILQIQNSPSLADIAGLLPGEYVAIMTHSGSRGPGAAVCQMYHGVAQSKLPKKYDDLKNLAWLDLASNDGQEYWLAMQLMGRFAQANHQLIHKAMAQNLGAKVLFNVENHHNFAFLETHDPNQGEVVVHRKGATPASHRMLGVIPGSMGTPAYIVVGKGNPASLCSASHGAGRLMSRKKAKEKYVWKAVQGNLDRQGVIVLDATADESPGVYKDIDTVMAAQSDLVEIVATFNPKIVKMCGDNSPSED from the coding sequence ATGAACGGCAAACAGCTTGTTAAACTTGGATGTCCTGAGGATTGTGCCCGTCTTGCGGTCGATGCTATTCGTGTAGCCCGAGAGGGCGGCGATGATCGCAATATCAAGGCTATCATGAAGACTTTCTTCACCAACCCTCAGGAATATGTCGGAGATAAACACTTCGGAGATTTAGCCAATCTTCTAATTCAAGAGCAACAGTTTGTTCGATCTGCTGCTATCCCCTACAAGGTATGGGGGTCGTTGGAAGAGGGTTGTGACGGACAAATGCAGCAAGCTTGTTCATTGCCGATGGCGGTTACTGCCGCCGTTATGCCAGATTGTCATGTTGGTTACGGACTGCCCATTGGTGGGGTTTTGGCTTTGCAAGGAGCCGTATGTCCGAATGCGGTCGGCGTCGATATTGCTTGCCGTATGAGCTTGTCAATCCTAGATATGCCAGTCAATTCCTTGGAAAAGAAATTTAATTTGTACAGGGAAGCGATTGCCAAGAGCACTCGTTTTGGTATTGGCGACGGCGGAAATGCGGTCTTCGATCAGCCCAAAAATCATCCGGTTATGGATGAGGATTGGGGAATTACCAGAGTCACCAAACAGCAAAAAGACAAAGCCTGGAAGCAGCTAGGAACTTCGGGTAGCGGAAATCATTTTATTGATGTCGGCATTCTGCAAATACAAAATTCGCCATCGCTTGCAGATATTGCTGGGCTGCTCCCTGGTGAGTATGTGGCAATTATGACTCATTCAGGTTCTCGGGGACCGGGGGCAGCAGTATGCCAAATGTATCACGGGGTTGCTCAATCCAAGTTGCCGAAGAAATATGACGATTTGAAAAATCTGGCATGGTTGGATTTGGCATCCAATGATGGGCAGGAATATTGGCTCGCAATGCAATTGATGGGTCGATTCGCTCAAGCCAATCATCAATTGATTCACAAGGCTATGGCTCAGAATTTGGGAGCCAAAGTTTTATTTAATGTAGAGAATCATCACAATTTCGCTTTCCTTGAAACGCATGATCCGAATCAAGGCGAGGTAGTGGTGCATCGTAAGGGAGCAACCCCTGCAAGCCATCGTATGCTGGGTGTAATTCCTGGTTCGATGGGCACGCCTGCTTATATTGTGGTGGGCAAAGGTAATCCGGCGAGTCTTTGTTCTGCTTCTCACGGGGCGGGGCGATTGATGTCTCGTAAAAAAGCCAAAGAAAAATATGTTTGGAAAGCTGTCCAAGGTAACTTGGATCGGCAAGGTGTCATTGTCTTGGACGCCACGGCAGACGAAAGCCCTGGGGTCTATAAAGATATTGATACAGTTATGGCGGCTCAATCGGATTTGGTTGAAATTGTTGCAACCTTTAATCCGAAGATTGTGAAAATGTGTGGCGATAACAGCCCCTCGGAGGATTAG
- a CDS encoding RNA polymerase sigma factor, with amino-acid sequence MQSYQNWKANEQLLTEAVELLEAVRVDVGELEKILSKAQSGDPEASEYWPILVKAFLEGYLNKFGFQAGLNHQEKEEVMQNVLMQLTRNLRGSFGQAMEIGRNTRGWLVTILKNAIIDRQRKTIKNKKTKSLTLDFDDDHPKSSEPNPHDVMSRMETAEKVRSAIASLDPIHQEVLIMFYQNGMKYDDIAQTLHIPPGTVKSRIAAAKDRLRKKIEEI; translated from the coding sequence ATGCAATCATACCAAAACTGGAAAGCGAACGAACAGTTATTGACCGAAGCAGTCGAGCTTCTGGAGGCTGTTCGTGTCGATGTTGGCGAATTAGAAAAAATTCTCTCTAAGGCCCAGAGCGGCGATCCAGAAGCCAGTGAATATTGGCCAATTTTAGTAAAAGCTTTCTTGGAAGGCTATTTGAATAAATTTGGCTTCCAAGCTGGCTTAAACCATCAGGAAAAAGAAGAGGTTATGCAAAACGTCCTAATGCAACTCACTCGTAACCTTAGAGGCTCATTCGGCCAAGCAATGGAAATTGGAAGAAACACAAGAGGATGGTTGGTCACCATTTTGAAAAATGCCATTATAGATCGACAAAGAAAAACAATTAAAAACAAAAAAACCAAAAGTCTTACCTTAGACTTTGATGACGATCATCCAAAATCTTCGGAACCAAATCCACACGACGTTATGAGTCGCATGGAAACTGCGGAAAAAGTGCGAAGTGCCATCGCTTCTTTGGACCCAATCCATCAAGAGGTTTTGATAATGTTTTATCAAAATGGCATGAAGTATGATGATATAGCTCAGACGCTACACATTCCGCCAGGAACCGTCAAAAGTCGAATAGCTGCGGCTAAAGACAGATTGCGAAAAAAGATAGAAGAAATTTAA